One segment of Primulina tabacum isolate GXHZ01 chromosome 14, ASM2559414v2, whole genome shotgun sequence DNA contains the following:
- the LOC142524426 gene encoding putative ABC transporter C family member 15 — protein MVFFLSFVESGVAMDFIVLAFCLVFLVWFLMEILKKRRENCDAEASFRIEKQTLFVKITALSNLVIAMSYIGFCVHEVWIFGASSIVVLLSSIAWSLASVAAVYSVNRTRRIGKRWPLVLVCWWCFSSIRDLLIMIFSLLNYFKSIQIPEFLPKSNIIDFATLPLSVLFFKALLNNTSAKNFNDSTQPLLDEELEKSETFRDSDAFSCAGIWSHLTFRWLNPLFKKGHFEKLEMEDIPEIPRPDTADEASSSLEESLRKQKTQSTSLPTAILHAIWRPLIINGVFAGVNTTASYIGPLLIPSFVNFLSTKDGSLSWQRGMILASIFFIAKTLESLSQRQWYFGAHRIGVRVRAALMVLIYKKSLSIKYGGTSNGKIINFINVDVERIGDFFWYLHGIWLLPVQVMFALVILYRNLGALPSVAALLTTIFVMVSNTPLANMQENLHTKIMEAKDSRLKATSEMLKSMRVLKLQSWEPTFLKKLLQLRETERSWVKRYLYTSSAVAFLFWASPTLVSVVTFGVCIILGTPLASGTVLSALATFRILQEPIYNLPELISMIAQTKVSIDRVQNFIREEDQKRLIHYNASGAPGVAIEIEAGEYAWENRDAKRATIKITEKISITKGCKVAICGSVGSGKTSLLCSILGEIPRISGTRIKTYGSKAFVPQSAWIQTGTIRDNVLFGKEMDRNLYENVVEACALDHDIKMWAGGDLSVLGERGTTLSGGQKQRIQMARALYSNSDTYLLDDPFSAVDAHTGAHMFKKCLMQLLYNKTVVYVTHQLEFLDAADLVVVMKHGRIVEWGKYQDLILNHDGELIRQMTAHSHSLNQVSPPKCIGSGKSYCHNKQMELTEEKFVDTSRSSQVSDRNLHEETETGRVKWHVYSTFVTSAYRGALVPIILLCQVLFQGLQMASNYWIAWGSEEEGRVTKERLIWIFALLSGGSSFFILGRAILLSTIAIETAQRLFLGMIGSILRAPISFFDSTPSSRILKRSSTDQSIVDTDIPYRLAGLAFALIQLLSIVILMSHVAWQVFFLFVIVFSISIWYQVYYIKTARELARMVPIRQAPILQHFSESISGATVIRSFNQESRFINKNLELIDDYSRVAFHNAGTMEWLCVRINFLFNFVFFLLLVILVNLPRSAIDPSLAGLAATYGLNLSVLQAWVIWNLCNVENKMISVERILRFTSIPSEAPLINENFRPETEWPLSGKIEIENLHVQYSPVLPKVLRGITCTFPAEKKIGIVGRTGSGKSTLIQALFRVVEHTEGRILIDNVDISKIGLQDLRSRLSVIPQDPVLFQGTVRINLDPLQEHEDQEIWEVLHKCHLAENVKQDQRLLDAPVAEDGENWSVGQRQLVCLARVLLQRRRILVLDEATASVDTATDNVIQKTIRGETNGSTVITVAHRIPTVIDNDLVLVLGEGKVIEYDSPAKLLEDSSSAFSSLVMDFLRRSSSTVNN, from the exons ATGGTGTTTTTCTTGAGTTTTGTTGAGTCGGGGGTTGCAATGGATTTTATTGTTCTTGCATTTTGTCTTGTGTTTCTGGTATGGTTTTTGATGGAAATCTTGAAGAAGAGAAGGGAAAATTGCGATGCCGAGGCGTCATTTCGGATAGAAAAACAAACCCTCTTTGTCAAAATTACTGCGTTATCGAATCTTGTAATTGCCATGTCTTATATTGGATTCTGCGTTCATGAAGTTTGGATTTTCGGAGCCTCCTCGATTGTGGTTTTGCTGTCATCCATCGCTTGGAGTTTAGCTAGCGTTGCTGCAGTTTATTCCGTAAATAGAACTCGAAGAATAGGCAAAAGGTGGCCATTAGTTCTTGTTTGTTGGTGGTGTTTTTCCAGCATTCGTGATTTGCTTATAATGATTTTTAGTCTCCTCAATTATTTCAAATCTATTCAAATTCCAGAATTTCTACCAAAATCCAACATAATAGATTTTGCAACACTTCCACTTTCTGTACTTTTCTTTAAAGCTTTACTAAACAACACTTCTGCCAAGAATTTCAACGACTCTACACAGCCATTACTCGATGAGGAGTTAGAGAAATCTGAAACGTTTCGTGATTCTGATGCATTTTCTTGTGCCGGAATATGGAGCCATTTGACATTTAGATGGCTTAATCCTTTGTTTAAGAAGGGTCATTTTGAAAAGCTGGAAATGGAAGACATACCTGAGATTCCTCGACCAGATACTGCAGATGAAGCTTCTTCATCGCTCGAAGAGTCTCTGCGAAAGCAAAAAACTCAGAGCACGTCTCTGCCTACTGCCATACTTCACGCCATTTGGCGGCCGCTTATCATCAATGGAGTTTTTGCAG GAGTGAACACAACTGCCTCTTACATCGGTCCACTGTTAATCCCAAGCTTTGTTAACTTCTTATCAACTAAGGATGGCAGCCTAAGCTGGCAACGTGGTATGATTCTTGCATCGATCTTTTTCATTGCGAAGACACTGGAGTCACTCTCGCAGAGGCAGTGGTATTTTGGTGCTCATAGGATTGGCGTAAGGGTCAGGGCGGCTTTAATGGTACTGATATACAAAAAATCGCTTTCGATAAAGTATGGTGGCACGAGCAACGGTAAAATTATCAACTTTATCAATGTAGACGTCGAAAGAATCGGGGATTTTTTCTGGTATCTTCACGGGATTTGGTTGCTTCCTGTCCAGGTTATGTTTGCCTTAGTTATCTTGTACAGGAATTTAGGCGCTCTACCATCTGTTGCTGCTCTTCTGACCACCATTTTTGTAATGGTGAGCAACACTCCACTTGCAAATATGCAAGAAAATCTACACACAAAGATAATGGAGGCTAAAGATTCGCGTTTAAAAGCTACTTCCGAGATGTTGAAGAGTATGCGTGTTTTGAAGCTACAATCATGGGAACCAACTTTTTTGAAAAAGCTGCTCCAGTTGAGAGAAACTGAGAGAAGTTGGGTTAAAAGATACCTCTACACGAGCTCAGCTGTGGCTTTTCTTTTTTGGGCTTCTCCGACATTAGTTTCAGTTGTTACTTTTGGAGTCTGCATCATTTTAGGTACACCCTTGGCCTCAGGCACAGTTCTCTCAGCATTAGCCACTTTCCGAATACTTCAAGAACCAATATACAATTTACCAGAGCTTATATCTATGATTGCTCAGACTAAAGTATCAATAGATcgagttcaaaattttataagaGAAGAAGATCAGAAGAGGCTGATACATTATAATGCATCTGGTGCCCCTGGAGTGGCCATTGAGATTGAAGCCGGAGAATATGCTTGGGAGAACAGAGATGCGAAGCGAGCAACAATTAAGATAACTGAGAAAATAAGTATAACAAAAGGTTGCAAGGTAGCTATATGTGGCTCAGTTGGTTCTGGCAAAACTAGTCTTCTCTGTAGTATACTTGGAGAAATACCAAGAATTTCAGGGACGAGAATTAAAACTTACGGCTCAAAAGCTTTTGTGCCACAAAGTGCTTGGATTCAAACAGGCACTATTAGAGACAATGTACTATTTGGCAAGGAGATGGATAGgaatttatatgaaaatgtggtGGAAGCGTGCGCATTGGATCATGATATCAAGATGTGGGCTGGTGGAGATTTGAGCGTACTAGGGGAAAGAGGGACGACTTTGAGCGGTGGACAGAAACAAAGGATACAAATGGCCAGGGCACTTTACAGCAACTCAGATACATATTTGCTGGATGATCCTTTCAGTGCGGTTGATGCACATACGGGGGCTCATATGTTCAAG AAATGTCTGATGCAACTCTTGTATAACAAGACCGTAGTGTATGTTACTCATCAGTTGGAATTCTTGGACGCTGCTGATCTTGTCGTG GTTATGAAACATGGCAGAATAGTAGAGTGGGGAAAATATCAAGATTTGATTTTGAACCATGATGGGGAACTCATAAGACAAATGACTGCTCACAGCCATTCTTTGAATCAAGTGAGCCCTCCCAAGTGTATTGGATCTGGTAAAAGCTACTGTCACAATAAGCAAATGGAGTTAACCGAAGAAAAATTTGTTGACACTAGCAGAAGTAGCCAAGTTTCTGATAGAAATCTGCACGAGGAAACTGAAACCGGCAGAGTAAAATGGCATGTGTATTCTACTTTTGTCACCTCTGCATATAGAGGAGCTCTTGTTCCAATAATACTCTTGTGTCAAGTTCTGTTCCAAGGTTTGCAAATGGCCAGCAATTACTGGATCGCCTGGGGATCAGAAGAAGAAGGTAGAGTTACAAAGGAGCGTTTGATTTGGATATTTGCGTTGCTTTCTGGTGGAAGCTCGTTCTTTATTTTGGGAAGAGCTATTCTGCTATCAACTATTGCTATCGAAACAGCACAACGCCTATTTCTTGGAATGATTGGATCAATTCTCCGGGCGCCAATATCTTTCTTTGATTCCACACCATCGAGCAGAATTCTTAAAAGG TCATCTACAGATCAAAGCATAGTGGATACAGATATACCATACAGGTTAGCCGGACTAGCATTCGCTCTTATTCAGCTGTTGAGCATCGTTATCCTCATGTCCCATGTAGCCTGGCAGGTCTTCTTCCTGTTCGTCATTGTCTTTTCCATTTCCATATGGTATCAG GTATATTACATCAAAACAGCAAGGGAATTGGCGCGTATGGTTCCAATCCGACAAGCTCCGATTCTCCAACACTTCTCAGAATCAATATCTGGTGCAACAGTAATAAGGAGCTTCAACCAGGAATCTCGTTTTATTAACAAGAACTTGGAGCTTATCGATGATTATTCTCGTGTTGCATTTCATAATGCTGGCACGATGGAATGGCTTTGTGTTAGAATAAATTTTCTCTTCAACTTTGTTTTCTTCCTCCTCCTTGTTATCTTAGTGAACCTTCCACGATCAGCAATTGATCCCA GCCTGGCAGGACTAGCAGCAACTTACGGTTTAAACTTAAGTGTGCTCCAAGCATGGGTAATATGGAACCTTTGCAATGTAGAAAACAAGATGATCTCTGTGGAGAGGATTCTTCGGTTCACCTCCATACCTAGTGAAGCTCCACTTATTAATGAAAATTTCAGGCCGGAGACAGAATGGCCGCTCAGCGGGAAAATAGAGATTGAAAATCTCCATGTACAGTACAGTCCCGTTCTTCCTAAAGTTCTTAGAGGAATCACTTGCACCTTTCCGGCAGAAAAGAAAATCGGTATCGTTGGAAGAACTGGAAGTGGAAAGTCTACATTGATCCAAGCCCTTTTTAGAGTGGTGGAACACACAGAAGGGCGTATTTTGATCGACAATGTAGACATCTCGAAGATCGGTCTACAAGATTTAAGGTCTCGATTAAGTGTAATCCCTCAAGATCCAGTTTTGTTTCAAGGAACCGTGAGGATCAATCTTGatcctttacaagaacatgAAGATCAAGAGATATGGGAG GTTTTACACAAATGTCATCTCGCCGAAAATGTGAAGCAAGATCAAAGACTTCTTGATGCACCAG TTGCTGAAGATGGAGAGAACTGGAGCGTGGGACAAAGACAACTCGTTTGTTTAGCTAGAGTTTTATTACAAAGAAGAAGGATACTGGTACTAGATGAGGCTACTGCCTCAGTCGATACTGCAACGGATAATGTAATTCAAAAGACGATAAGAGGAGAAACAAACGGATCCACTGTCATTACAGTGGCTCATAGGATACCTACAGTTATTGACAATGATCTAGTCTTGGTTCTTGGTGAAG GGAAGGTAATAGAGTATGATTCGCCGGCTAAGTTGCTCGAGGATAGCTCGTCTGCGTTTTCGAGTTTGGTGATGGATTTCTTGAGAAGATCATCATCAACTGTGAATAATTGA